A window from uncultured Desulfobacter sp. encodes these proteins:
- a CDS encoding fumarate reductase/succinate dehydrogenase flavoprotein subunit — MQLNSNVPSGPLETKWERYKFDLKRVNPANKRKFEIIVVGTGLAGGSAAATLADLGYHVKNFCIQDSPRRAHSIAAQGGINAAKNYPGDGDSIWNLFYDTIKGGDYRAREANVYRLAENANKIIDHCVATGVPFAREYGGLHANRSFGGAQVSRTFYARGQTGQQLLLGVYGQLSRQIGLGGVEMYSRRDILDIVIVDGCARGVICRNLVTGEIESHSAHAVVLATGGYDNVYFLSTSGMHSNVSACWAAYKKGAAFANPCYTQIHPTCITVHGSYQSKLTLMSESLRNDGRVWAPIKKGDNRSPDQIPENERDYYLERKYPSFGNLVPRDVASRNAKIASDEGRGVGNTGLAVYLDFTDAIKRDGIDVIRAKYGNLFQMYHKITDEDPYKVPMKIYPAIHYVMGGTWVDYNLMTTRDGLFCLGGANFSDHGANRLGASALMQGLSDGYFVLPYTIGGYLATQSLAPVNTSHQAFKDAEKQLAERMNKLMNIKGKRTVDDIHKELGLIMWDYCGMARNDAGLKTAISKIQALRAEFWENVDVTGSSKDFNQTLEKGYRLADYLEFGELLARDALMRTESCGGHFREESQTEENEAKRDDENFCHAAAWEYAGEGKDPIRNTEPLVFENVKLTQRSYK; from the coding sequence ATGCAATTAAATTCCAATGTTCCGTCAGGTCCTCTCGAGACCAAATGGGAAAGATATAAATTTGATTTAAAACGAGTCAATCCTGCAAATAAAAGAAAATTTGAAATCATCGTTGTGGGAACAGGCCTTGCAGGTGGTTCTGCAGCGGCAACTTTGGCCGATCTTGGGTATCATGTAAAAAATTTCTGCATCCAGGACTCGCCGCGTAGAGCACATAGTATTGCTGCCCAGGGCGGTATCAACGCAGCAAAAAACTATCCTGGTGACGGTGACAGTATCTGGAACCTTTTCTATGATACAATCAAGGGCGGTGACTACCGTGCAAGAGAAGCAAATGTTTACCGTCTTGCCGAGAATGCCAATAAAATTATCGACCACTGTGTTGCCACAGGTGTTCCCTTTGCAAGAGAATACGGCGGACTCCATGCCAACCGGTCATTCGGTGGTGCCCAGGTTTCCCGTACCTTTTATGCCAGAGGACAGACGGGACAGCAGTTGCTGCTCGGCGTTTACGGCCAGTTAAGCCGTCAGATCGGGCTTGGCGGTGTGGAGATGTACTCCAGACGTGATATCCTTGACATCGTTATCGTTGACGGCTGTGCCAGAGGTGTTATCTGCCGTAACCTGGTAACAGGTGAAATCGAAAGCCATTCAGCCCATGCCGTCGTACTGGCCACAGGCGGATACGACAACGTATACTTCCTGTCCACTTCCGGTATGCACTCCAACGTTTCCGCATGCTGGGCCGCTTACAAAAAAGGCGCTGCATTTGCCAACCCTTGTTACACCCAGATCCATCCCACATGTATTACCGTACATGGTTCCTATCAGTCCAAACTGACTCTGATGAGTGAGAGTCTTAGAAATGACGGTAGAGTCTGGGCGCCAATCAAAAAAGGTGATAACCGCAGCCCGGACCAGATTCCTGAAAACGAAAGAGATTACTACCTGGAACGTAAATATCCAAGTTTCGGTAACCTTGTTCCCCGTGACGTTGCTTCCCGTAATGCAAAAATTGCATCCGATGAAGGCCGTGGCGTAGGCAACACCGGCCTTGCCGTGTATCTGGATTTTACCGATGCCATCAAACGTGACGGTATAGACGTCATCAGAGCAAAATACGGCAACCTTTTCCAGATGTACCACAAGATTACGGATGAAGATCCGTATAAAGTGCCCATGAAAATCTATCCCGCCATTCATTACGTAATGGGCGGCACCTGGGTTGACTATAACCTGATGACAACCCGTGACGGACTTTTCTGTCTGGGCGGCGCCAACTTCTCCGACCACGGCGCAAACCGCCTTGGTGCAAGTGCATTGATGCAGGGTCTTTCAGATGGTTACTTCGTTCTGCCTTATACTATAGGCGGATACCTGGCAACCCAGTCTCTGGCTCCTGTAAATACGTCTCACCAGGCCTTTAAAGATGCCGAAAAACAGCTGGCTGAAAGAATGAACAAGCTGATGAACATCAAAGGCAAGAGAACTGTTGATGATATTCATAAAGAGCTTGGCCTGATTATGTGGGATTACTGTGGTATGGCCCGTAATGACGCCGGTTTGAAAACAGCAATTAGCAAGATTCAAGCACTTCGCGCAGAGTTCTGGGAAAATGTTGACGTTACAGGAAGCAGCAAAGATTTTAACCAGACTCTGGAAAAAGGCTACAGACTTGCTGATTACCTTGAATTCGGCGAGCTTCTGGCTCGCGATGCCCTGATGCGTACAGAATCTTGTGGCGGTCATTTCAGGGAAGAGTCCCAGACAGAAGAGAACGAAGCCAAGAGAGATGATGAAAATTTCTGCCATGCAGCTGCCTGGGAATATGCGGGTGAAGGTAAAGACCCGATCCGGAACACCGAGCCACTTGTTTTTGAGAATGTGAAATTAACGCAAAGGAGCTACAAGTGA
- a CDS encoding succinate dehydrogenase/fumarate reductase iron-sulfur subunit, with protein MEEKFINVTLKVWRQKQGEKKGKIETYQAKHISTDASFLEMLDIVNDDLTVKGIEPIAFDHDCREGICGMCGQVVNGYAHGSEKGTTLCQFHMRRFKDGDTIFIEPFRAKAFKVIKDLVVDRSAFDKIIQAGGYITAKAGGAPDANIFPVTYETCELAMNAAECIGCGACVAACPNASAMLFVSAKISHLALLPQGRPEAAKRALAMVRTMDACGFGNCSNERECENSCPKNISITNIARLNREFLSAGVCSTAM; from the coding sequence ATGGAAGAAAAATTCATTAATGTTACACTAAAGGTGTGGCGCCAGAAACAGGGCGAGAAAAAAGGTAAAATTGAGACCTATCAGGCAAAACATATATCCACTGACGCCTCCTTTCTGGAAATGCTTGATATTGTAAATGATGATCTTACAGTTAAGGGCATAGAGCCCATCGCCTTTGATCATGATTGCCGCGAGGGTATTTGCGGTATGTGTGGTCAGGTTGTAAACGGATATGCCCACGGATCAGAGAAAGGTACTACCCTTTGCCAGTTTCACATGAGACGGTTCAAAGATGGTGACACCATTTTTATTGAACCGTTCAGGGCAAAAGCCTTTAAGGTCATAAAAGATCTTGTTGTTGATAGAAGCGCTTTTGATAAAATCATCCAGGCTGGTGGTTACATTACTGCCAAAGCCGGTGGCGCTCCCGACGCAAATATCTTTCCCGTAACCTATGAAACATGTGAGCTTGCCATGAATGCAGCAGAATGTATTGGTTGCGGCGCATGTGTTGCTGCATGCCCCAATGCCTCTGCTATGCTGTTTGTCAGCGCCAAGATTTCCCATCTTGCACTGCTTCCCCAGGGTAGACCTGAAGCAGCCAAGCGCGCTCTGGCAATGGTAAGAACCATGGATGCATGTGGTTTTGGTAACTGCTCAAATGAGAGAGAATGCGAAAACTCATGTCCTAAAAACATCTCAATTACCAATATTGCTCGTTTGAACAGAGAATTCCTGTCCGCAGGCGTGTGTTCTACAGCAATGTAA
- a CDS encoding DUF294 nucleotidyltransferase-like domain-containing protein, producing MSQDYFSFLSKIEPFSFLPEKEINHIADSIQVEHFNKKKILFRQGISKIDRVYILKEGSAKRCYEDIYQKPVTVALHTGDVFGGISILLNESVAIRSLEINDNTAFYTLPANVFVSLCDKYENFKYHFTNTFGKRTHAKTETKRIEQEKTDKEQSLQFFSNSISSVIRRNVLFCGAANTIKDAAILMKQHRCSSILIKQDGKFIGIATDQDFRNRVVAENLDISNPISKIMSYPLISISDHASVFEAFIKVMKSDIKHLAITNNENTAIGVISNSDLINALGKLPFLFIKDINQARSYNEISQKQKQLPQSINTLINEGAKAQNINNFVTAITDAILDKLIKLAIQEIGKPPVRFAFMVVGSEGRKEQTLKTDQDNAIIYEDVNETDKNSVNGYFLKLGEHVCNMLDKTGYDFCKGNIMAKNPKWCQPVSMWNKYFKEWIYNASSETLLKTSIFFDFRLGFGDIGLVNGLRATLFDFLDSRSVFFRYMAENTSQFRVPIGFWGNFIVESKGQFKNTFDIKKPMMIVVDFARIYALQHKISATNTMERLELLHEKNVINESDYNDLSHCYSYMMNLRFINQIRGIINEGKDPDNHINPKKLSRIEQQTLKEIFKKIEKRAKLQQEFLTVM from the coding sequence ATGAGTCAGGACTATTTTTCATTTTTATCAAAAATCGAGCCTTTTTCCTTTTTACCTGAAAAAGAGATTAACCATATCGCAGATTCAATTCAAGTGGAGCACTTCAATAAGAAAAAAATACTATTTCGTCAGGGCATATCAAAAATAGATAGGGTATATATATTGAAAGAGGGTTCCGCAAAGCGTTGTTACGAAGATATATATCAAAAACCGGTAACCGTTGCCTTACATACAGGTGACGTTTTTGGCGGAATATCCATCCTCTTGAATGAATCTGTTGCCATCAGGTCTTTGGAAATAAATGACAACACCGCTTTCTATACGTTACCTGCAAACGTGTTCGTATCTTTATGTGACAAATATGAGAACTTTAAATATCATTTTACTAATACATTTGGAAAAAGAACCCATGCTAAAACAGAGACAAAACGCATTGAACAAGAAAAAACAGACAAAGAGCAGTCTTTACAGTTTTTCAGCAACTCCATATCAAGCGTGATAAGACGCAATGTACTTTTTTGCGGTGCAGCCAACACCATAAAAGATGCCGCTATTTTAATGAAACAGCACCGGTGCAGTTCCATTCTCATAAAACAGGACGGCAAATTCATAGGCATAGCCACGGATCAAGATTTTAGAAATAGAGTTGTGGCTGAAAATTTAGATATTTCAAATCCCATCTCAAAGATAATGTCTTATCCGCTCATCAGTATATCAGACCATGCAAGCGTATTTGAAGCGTTTATCAAGGTTATGAAATCAGACATAAAACATTTAGCCATAACAAATAATGAGAACACTGCAATCGGAGTTATTTCAAACAGCGATTTGATCAATGCCCTGGGAAAACTCCCATTTTTATTCATAAAAGATATAAATCAGGCGAGATCTTACAACGAGATATCACAAAAGCAAAAGCAGCTGCCCCAAAGCATCAACACCTTAATTAATGAGGGTGCCAAGGCGCAAAATATAAATAACTTTGTCACGGCAATAACGGACGCAATATTAGACAAGCTGATCAAGTTGGCAATACAGGAAATAGGAAAGCCCCCTGTACGGTTTGCGTTTATGGTGGTGGGCAGTGAAGGCAGAAAAGAACAGACGCTTAAAACAGACCAGGATAATGCGATTATTTATGAGGATGTAAATGAAACAGATAAGAATTCGGTAAATGGATATTTTCTAAAATTAGGCGAACACGTATGTAACATGCTTGATAAAACAGGATATGATTTTTGCAAAGGTAATATTATGGCAAAAAATCCGAAATGGTGTCAGCCGGTTTCTATGTGGAACAAATATTTTAAAGAATGGATTTATAACGCAAGTTCCGAAACACTTCTCAAGACAAGTATTTTCTTTGATTTTCGTTTGGGGTTTGGAGATATCGGCTTAGTAAACGGGCTGAGAGCCACACTTTTTGATTTTTTAGATAGTCGAAGTGTTTTCTTTCGATACATGGCTGAAAATACAAGTCAATTTAGAGTACCTATAGGTTTTTGGGGTAATTTTATTGTTGAATCCAAAGGTCAATTTAAAAATACATTTGATATTAAAAAGCCAATGATGATTGTGGTGGATTTTGCAAGAATATATGCGCTTCAACATAAAATATCGGCCACAAACACCATGGAACGATTGGAACTGCTGCATGAAAAAAACGTCATAAACGAATCCGATTACAACGATTTAAGCCATTGCTACAGCTATATGATGAATCTAAGATTTATCAATCAAATACGCGGCATCATCAATGAAGGCAAGGATCCTGATAATCATATCAATCCTAAAAAACTATCAAGAATAGAGCAGCAAACCTTAAAAGAAATATTCAAAAAAATCGAAAAAAGGGCAAAGCTTCAACAGGAATTTTTAACCGTAATGTGA
- a CDS encoding dynamin family protein, translating to MHRENYMNALREDIVDTITQHLTPVAQRYGYSDMPLETNVKWRPMVLVIGNYSSGKSSLINEFLGAKIQDTGQAPTDDSFTVLTYDDSVPETEGIRVVEHQDGKALLNDPEYPFSTLRKHGQRFAAHFQLKRINSPFLKNLAIIDTPGMLDSISERDRGYDYQEVLGDLAQKAGLVLVLFDAHKAGTVREAYKSIRETLTAHTSEDRIIFVLNRIDECTTFNDLLRVYGTLCWNLSQITGRKDIPMIRMTYSANAAATAGNSATKSPFLPLLENQREDLRQTILQTPLRRLDHLASYLEIHGERLAHYVEALQAFGLEFQRFRIKKLSIGFLISLLGGGLIAAVTMLGIGVAVPNVLMTVGGIGAAIIMTLWVAFLQKKLELKFRETRLEHIDTLTPVTDQTRRDSWSAIRDLVYRHLKKDKNDYTLYELKLDLFDVQQINDEVSQNIREALSKFRSMSDDDLEKWGNSGLSRQADDKD from the coding sequence ATGCATCGTGAAAATTATATGAATGCCCTTCGGGAAGATATCGTTGATACCATAACCCAGCACCTGACTCCGGTTGCCCAGCGGTATGGTTACAGCGATATGCCTCTGGAGACCAATGTCAAATGGCGGCCCATGGTGCTGGTCATCGGCAATTATTCCTCAGGTAAATCTTCCCTGATCAATGAATTTTTGGGTGCAAAGATTCAGGATACGGGCCAGGCCCCCACAGATGATTCTTTCACTGTACTGACTTACGATGATTCTGTGCCGGAGACCGAAGGGATACGCGTGGTGGAACATCAAGACGGCAAGGCGCTGCTCAATGATCCTGAATATCCATTTTCCACACTTCGCAAACACGGCCAACGGTTTGCCGCCCATTTTCAGCTGAAAAGAATCAACTCTCCTTTTTTAAAGAATCTGGCCATTATTGATACCCCGGGTATGCTGGACAGTATTTCCGAGCGGGATCGGGGATATGATTACCAGGAGGTCCTTGGGGACCTGGCCCAAAAAGCGGGACTCGTGCTGGTTTTGTTCGACGCCCACAAGGCCGGAACCGTTCGCGAGGCATATAAGAGCATCCGGGAGACCCTGACTGCCCATACCTCCGAAGACCGGATCATTTTTGTGCTCAACCGAATTGATGAATGCACCACATTCAATGATCTACTGCGGGTTTACGGCACCCTGTGCTGGAACCTGTCCCAGATTACCGGGCGAAAGGATATCCCCATGATCCGGATGACCTATTCGGCCAATGCGGCAGCCACTGCCGGCAATTCTGCTACTAAGTCGCCGTTTCTGCCTCTTCTTGAAAATCAGCGGGAAGATTTGAGACAGACCATTTTACAGACGCCTTTACGCAGACTGGATCATCTGGCATCGTATCTGGAAATTCACGGGGAGCGTCTGGCCCACTATGTTGAGGCGCTTCAGGCCTTTGGTCTGGAATTTCAGCGTTTCCGCATAAAAAAACTGTCCATCGGATTTTTGATCAGCCTGCTGGGAGGCGGCTTGATTGCCGCTGTTACGATGCTGGGGATCGGTGTGGCAGTGCCGAATGTTCTGATGACCGTGGGCGGTATCGGTGCCGCCATCATTATGACTTTATGGGTGGCGTTTCTCCAGAAAAAATTGGAATTAAAATTTCGGGAAACCCGATTGGAACATATTGATACGCTTACGCCCGTGACGGATCAAACCCGCAGAGACAGTTGGAGTGCTATCCGGGATTTGGTGTATCGGCATTTGAAAAAAGATAAAAACGACTATACGCTGTATGAACTCAAACTGGATCTGTTTGACGTTCAGCAGATTAATGATGAGGTCTCCCAGAATATTCGGGAGGCATTGAGTAAATTCAGGAGTATGTCTGACGATGATTTGGAAAAATGGGGAAATAGTGGCCTGTCCCGTCAAGCCGATGACAAGGATTAG
- a CDS encoding DUF2333 family protein — MEEANMDANGADAVKKKSFLTKILPSKWLVITVLILCICGYVAWWGWGADWWMAVTATGDETHQTQVATSDTHSAVEALTHDPYKAAEDLTHGAQTTHQTAAQKQDSHGTGLHVTESQHTTASNTTLNKSVSQNTVSSHTSAAPAASATGHGTTHAAPVRKGPRGVTFVEACIQPLDYELNQRFLGWRPNDIIRIADNIKNLQLGILEVTRRTAVALAENLSRTGSTDAYVPSLEYAMNSFMIKPTELMFPSAEGKYQDALDGWKNYQEMLQRGEARFYRRVDNLVPLLKAYESILGSCDENLVKKPGELSTFKADDVFYYAKGVAIAMGTILGAVALDFDDTIGSDQGMDVLHHTVDALHHASSMDPWIVLEGSPDGILANHRANIAAPISHARFYLDVLSRSLTGNL; from the coding sequence ATGGAAGAGGCGAATATGGATGCCAACGGCGCAGATGCAGTGAAAAAAAAGAGTTTCTTAACGAAAATACTTCCATCCAAATGGCTGGTCATCACAGTACTGATTCTTTGTATCTGCGGGTATGTCGCATGGTGGGGCTGGGGCGCAGACTGGTGGATGGCGGTGACCGCAACAGGGGACGAAACCCATCAGACGCAAGTCGCGACCAGTGACACCCACAGTGCCGTGGAGGCCTTGACCCATGATCCCTACAAGGCGGCAGAGGATCTTACGCACGGTGCTCAGACCACGCATCAGACCGCTGCGCAAAAACAGGATTCCCACGGAACCGGTTTGCATGTGACCGAATCCCAGCACACGACTGCCTCTAACACGACGTTAAACAAGAGTGTCAGTCAAAATACCGTTTCCTCACATACGTCTGCAGCTCCTGCAGCATCGGCAACCGGGCATGGGACGACGCATGCTGCGCCGGTACGCAAGGGTCCCCGGGGCGTGACCTTTGTGGAAGCTTGCATCCAGCCGCTTGATTACGAATTAAACCAAAGATTTTTGGGATGGCGTCCCAACGATATCATCAGGATTGCCGATAATATTAAAAATTTGCAGCTGGGTATTTTGGAAGTGACCCGCAGAACGGCTGTGGCCCTGGCCGAGAATCTGTCCCGGACCGGAAGTACCGATGCCTATGTGCCCAGCCTGGAATATGCCATGAACTCTTTCATGATTAAGCCCACCGAATTAATGTTTCCATCGGCAGAAGGCAAATATCAGGATGCGTTGGACGGATGGAAAAACTATCAGGAGATGCTGCAAAGAGGGGAGGCACGGTTTTACCGGCGGGTGGATAACCTGGTGCCGTTGCTCAAGGCCTATGAAAGTATCCTGGGCAGCTGCGATGAAAATCTGGTCAAGAAACCCGGAGAACTCAGCACATTTAAGGCCGATGATGTTTTTTACTACGCAAAGGGCGTAGCCATTGCCATGGGGACGATTCTTGGGGCGGTTGCCCTGGATTTTGACGACACCATCGGATCGGATCAGGGTATGGATGTGCTCCATCATACGGTTGACGCCCTTCATCATGCTTCGAGCATGGATCCATGGATCGTGCTGGAGGGCAGTCCGGACGGTATATTGGCCAACCATCGGGCCAATATCGCCGCGCCTATCAGCCACGCCCGCTTTTATCTGGACGTGTTGTCCAGGTCATTGACCGGCAACCTGTAA